In Herbaspirillum seropedicae, a single window of DNA contains:
- the plsX gene encoding phosphate acyltransferase PlsX: MTIKISIDCMGGDHGPSVTLPAAASFLKRQSDAELILVGQEAVLQPLLKKYKLAGEARIRIHNATEVVTMEDPVEVALRRKKDSSLRVAVTLVKDGQAQAAVSAGNTGALMAVSRYVLKTLPGVDRPAICTILPNQKDGPTYMLDLGANVDCEPQHLHQFALMGSALVAVMEGKAKPTVGLLNVGEEDMKGNELVKATAGLLRADHEKGILNFYGNVEGNDIFEGTTDLVVCDGFVGNVTLKASEGLGRFVKQVLTSEFKKGLVNKLGALIAYGAIKALSRRLNPSRYNGASLLGLKGLVFKSHGGADVYAFEWAIRRAYDAAKYDVLARIAASMAELMPQGQGRTAEAAALASEPAPVSLDQPN; this comes from the coding sequence ATGACAATCAAAATTTCAATCGACTGCATGGGTGGCGATCATGGCCCGTCAGTCACTCTTCCGGCCGCTGCCTCCTTCCTCAAGCGCCAATCTGATGCGGAGCTGATCCTGGTCGGCCAGGAAGCCGTGCTGCAGCCGCTGTTGAAGAAATACAAGCTGGCCGGCGAAGCCCGCATCCGTATCCACAACGCCACTGAAGTGGTGACCATGGAAGATCCGGTCGAGGTGGCCCTGCGCCGCAAGAAGGATTCTTCCCTGCGCGTGGCCGTGACCCTGGTCAAGGACGGGCAGGCCCAGGCGGCCGTGTCGGCCGGCAATACCGGCGCGCTCATGGCGGTGTCGCGCTATGTCCTGAAGACCTTGCCGGGCGTTGACCGTCCGGCGATCTGCACCATCCTGCCCAACCAGAAGGATGGCCCCACCTACATGCTCGACCTCGGCGCCAATGTCGACTGCGAGCCACAGCATTTACATCAATTTGCACTGATGGGCTCGGCCCTGGTGGCGGTCATGGAAGGCAAGGCCAAGCCGACGGTCGGCCTCTTGAACGTGGGCGAGGAAGACATGAAGGGCAACGAGTTGGTCAAGGCGACTGCCGGCCTGCTGCGCGCGGATCATGAGAAGGGTATCCTCAACTTCTACGGCAACGTGGAAGGCAACGACATCTTCGAAGGCACCACCGATCTGGTGGTCTGCGACGGTTTCGTGGGCAATGTGACGCTGAAGGCCTCCGAAGGCCTGGGGCGCTTCGTCAAGCAGGTGCTCACCAGTGAATTCAAGAAGGGCTTGGTCAACAAGCTGGGCGCATTGATCGCCTATGGCGCCATCAAGGCGCTGTCGCGCCGGCTCAATCCTTCCCGTTACAATGGCGCCAGCCTGCTGGGGCTGAAGGGACTGGTCTTCAAGAGCCACGGTGGCGCCGATGTGTATGCGTTTGAATGGGCCATCCGCCGCGCCTACGACGCGGCCAAGTACGATGTGCTGGCCCGTATTGCCGCCAGCATGGCGGAGCTGATGCCCCAGGGACAGGGGCGCACGGCCGAGGCCGCAGCACTGGCTTCCGAGCCGGCGCCGGTCTCGCTGGATCAACCGAACTAA
- a CDS encoding beta-ketoacyl-ACP synthase III, with protein sequence MTTYSKIIGTGSYLPAKRVTNQELAAQLAEQGIETSDEWIVTRSGISARHYAEPAELSSDLALQAAQRALQAAGLQPNDIDLIIMATSTPDHLGGFPSTACVVQRKLGITNGAPAMDVQAVCSGFVYAMSVADSFIKSGAHKNVLVIGAEVFSRILDFKDRTTCVLFGDGAGAVVMSASQEPGVLATKLHADGSHGHILCVPGSVDNGAVAGSAYLYMDGPAVFKLAVSLLDKVAREALEAANMQSTDVDWLVPHQANIRIMQGTAKKMGLPLEKMVVTVAEHGNTSAASIPLALDQAVRDGRIQPGHTVMMEGVGGGFTWGAVLVRM encoded by the coding sequence ATGACCACTTACAGCAAAATCATTGGCACCGGCAGCTATCTGCCCGCCAAGCGCGTGACCAATCAGGAACTGGCGGCGCAATTGGCCGAGCAGGGCATCGAGACCTCGGACGAATGGATCGTCACGCGCAGCGGCATTTCCGCGCGCCACTACGCCGAGCCCGCCGAGCTCTCCAGCGACCTGGCGTTGCAGGCCGCGCAGCGCGCATTGCAAGCCGCGGGCCTGCAGCCCAATGATATCGACCTGATCATCATGGCCACTTCCACCCCGGATCACCTGGGTGGCTTCCCCAGCACCGCCTGTGTGGTCCAGCGCAAGCTGGGCATCACCAACGGTGCGCCGGCCATGGACGTGCAGGCGGTGTGCAGCGGCTTCGTCTATGCCATGTCGGTGGCGGACAGCTTCATCAAGTCGGGCGCCCACAAGAACGTGCTGGTGATCGGCGCCGAAGTGTTCTCGCGCATCCTCGATTTCAAGGATCGCACCACCTGTGTGCTCTTCGGCGACGGCGCCGGCGCCGTCGTCATGAGCGCCTCGCAGGAGCCTGGCGTGCTGGCCACCAAGCTGCACGCCGATGGCAGCCATGGCCACATCCTGTGTGTGCCGGGCAGCGTCGACAATGGCGCCGTTGCTGGCAGCGCCTACCTGTATATGGATGGTCCGGCCGTGTTCAAGCTGGCGGTGTCCTTGCTGGACAAGGTGGCGCGCGAGGCGCTGGAAGCGGCCAACATGCAGTCCACCGACGTGGATTGGCTGGTGCCGCACCAGGCCAACATCCGCATCATGCAGGGCACGGCCAAGAAGATGGGCCTGCCGCTGGAAAAGATGGTCGTGACCGTCGCCGAACACGGCAATACCTCGGCTGCGTCCATCCCGCTGGCGCTGGACCAGGCGGTGCGCGATGGCCGCATCCAGCCGGGCCACACCGTCATGATGGAAGGCGTGGGCGGCGGCTTCACCTGGGGCGCCGTGCTGGTGCGCATGTAA
- the fabD gene encoding ACP S-malonyltransferase, which translates to MTTFAFVFPGQGSQAIGMLNGFADNDVVRQTVAEASDALQFDLGKLIAEGPKEDLDLTTNTQPVMLTAAVAFYRAWLAAGGKAPALVAGHSLGEYSALVAAGVIAFKDAVPLVRFRAQAMQEAVPVGQGGMAAILGLSDEDVRAACAEAAQGDVVEAVNFNAPAQVVIAGHKAAVERACDIAKAKGAKRALPLPVSAPFHSSLLKPASDRLQAYLANVAFSAPQIPLINNVDVAVVNDPAAIKDALVRQAAAPVRWVETVQKMAAEGVTHLVECGPGKVLTGLTKRINGDLVGEAIVDQESLNKVLESLK; encoded by the coding sequence ATGACAACATTTGCTTTCGTTTTCCCGGGCCAAGGTTCTCAGGCCATCGGGATGCTCAATGGTTTTGCCGACAATGACGTCGTTCGCCAGACCGTCGCTGAAGCGTCCGATGCATTGCAGTTCGACCTGGGCAAGCTCATCGCTGAAGGCCCCAAGGAAGACCTGGACCTGACCACCAATACCCAGCCCGTCATGCTGACGGCGGCAGTGGCCTTCTACCGCGCCTGGCTCGCAGCGGGCGGCAAGGCGCCGGCGCTGGTGGCCGGCCACAGTCTGGGTGAATATTCGGCGCTGGTCGCCGCCGGTGTGATCGCCTTCAAGGATGCCGTGCCGCTGGTGCGCTTCCGCGCCCAGGCCATGCAGGAAGCCGTACCGGTCGGGCAGGGGGGCATGGCGGCCATTCTCGGTCTGTCTGATGAGGACGTGCGTGCGGCCTGTGCCGAAGCCGCCCAGGGCGACGTGGTCGAGGCCGTCAACTTCAATGCGCCGGCCCAGGTCGTGATCGCTGGTCACAAGGCTGCGGTCGAACGCGCCTGCGACATCGCCAAGGCCAAGGGCGCCAAGCGCGCGCTGCCGTTGCCGGTGTCGGCGCCGTTCCACTCGTCGCTGCTCAAGCCTGCATCGGATCGCCTGCAGGCCTACCTGGCCAATGTGGCGTTTTCCGCGCCGCAGATCCCATTGATCAATAATGTCGACGTCGCCGTGGTCAATGATCCGGCTGCCATCAAGGATGCGCTGGTGCGTCAGGCTGCAGCCCCCGTGCGTTGGGTCGAGACCGTGCAGAAGATGGCCGCCGAGGGCGTGACCCATCTGGTTGAATGCGGTCCTGGCAAGGTCCTTACGGGTCTGACCAAGCGCATCAATGGCGATCTGGTGGGTGAAGCCATTGTCGACCAGGAATCCCTGAACAAAGTATTGGAGTCGCTGAAATGA
- the fabG gene encoding 3-oxoacyl-ACP reductase FabG: MSAQNLQGQVALVTGASRGIGRAIATELARQGAKVIGTATSESGAAAITEYLAALGPEAGRGAVLNVNDAEASVALVEQVQKDFGSLSILVNNAGITQDQLAMRMKDEEWDSVIATNLTAVGRLSRAVLRGMMKARTGRIINITSVVGEAGNPGQMNYAAAKAGVAGMSRALAREIGSRNITVNCVAPGFIDTDMTRALNEQQSAAILQQIPLGRLGAAEEIAYAVAFLASPQAAYITGTTLNVNGGMYMG, translated from the coding sequence ATGAGTGCACAGAATCTGCAAGGCCAGGTCGCCCTGGTGACCGGCGCATCGCGCGGTATCGGCCGCGCCATCGCCACCGAACTGGCCCGCCAGGGCGCCAAGGTGATCGGCACCGCCACCTCCGAGTCGGGCGCAGCCGCCATCACCGAGTACCTGGCTGCATTGGGCCCGGAAGCCGGCCGCGGCGCGGTCCTCAACGTCAATGACGCTGAGGCCAGCGTGGCGCTGGTGGAGCAGGTGCAGAAGGACTTCGGTTCGCTGTCCATCCTGGTCAACAACGCCGGTATCACCCAGGACCAGTTGGCCATGCGCATGAAGGATGAGGAGTGGGACAGCGTCATCGCCACCAACCTCACCGCCGTCGGCCGCCTCTCGCGCGCCGTGCTGCGCGGCATGATGAAGGCCCGTACCGGCCGCATCATCAACATCACCTCGGTGGTGGGCGAAGCGGGCAACCCCGGTCAGATGAACTATGCCGCCGCCAAGGCGGGCGTGGCCGGCATGAGCCGCGCGCTGGCCCGTGAAATCGGCAGCCGCAATATCACCGTGAACTGCGTAGCCCCTGGTTTCATCGATACCGACATGACCCGTGCCTTGAACGAGCAGCAGTCCGCCGCCATCTTGCAGCAGATTCCGCTGGGCCGCCTGGGTGCGGCCGAGGAGATCGCCTATGCCGTGGCCTTCCTGGCCTCGCCGCAGGCGGCCTATATCACCGGCACCACGCTCAATGTCAATGGTGGCATGTACATGGGCTAA